A genomic region of Noviherbaspirillum sp. L7-7A contains the following coding sequences:
- a CDS encoding ParA family protein: MPVIVIANPKGGVGKSTLATNLAGCLARKGHKVMLGDLDSQQSSRAWLALRPAGLPAIAPWDIGPDRVARPPRGVTHLVLDTPAGMAGPQLERALRVADRLLVPLQPSMFDILATEAFLQRLASRRGSLQVGIIGMRVNPRTRAADQLAHYVGQLGMPVLGYLRETQNYVQLAALGATLWDAAPARVERDIAQWQPLLDWIDC, encoded by the coding sequence GTGCCCGTCATCGTCATTGCGAATCCCAAGGGCGGCGTCGGCAAGAGCACGCTGGCCACCAATCTTGCGGGCTGCCTTGCCCGGAAAGGGCACAAGGTGATGCTGGGCGACCTCGACAGCCAGCAGTCCTCGCGTGCCTGGCTGGCATTGCGGCCGGCGGGCCTGCCGGCCATCGCGCCATGGGACATCGGCCCGGACCGGGTGGCCCGGCCGCCGCGCGGCGTCACCCATCTGGTGCTGGATACCCCGGCCGGCATGGCCGGGCCGCAACTGGAGCGGGCGCTGCGGGTGGCCGACCGCCTGCTGGTGCCGCTGCAGCCGTCGATGTTCGACATCCTCGCCACCGAGGCCTTCCTGCAGCGCCTGGCAAGCCGGCGCGGCAGCCTGCAGGTCGGCATCATCGGCATGCGGGTCAATCCGCGCACCCGCGCCGCCGACCAGCTGGCCCACTATGTCGGCCAGCTGGGCATGCCGGTGCTGGGCTATCTGCGCGAGACGCAGAACTACGTGCAGCTGGCTGCGCTGGGCGCCACACTGTGGGATGCGGCGCCGGCCCGGGTCGAGCGCGACATTGCGCAATGGCAGCCGCTGCTGGACTGGATAGATTGCTGA
- a CDS encoding carboxyl transferase domain-containing protein, translating into MTLKKLLIANRGEIAIRIARAAAALEIPTVAIYSEDDADALHVRLADESHALDGRGARPYLDIHQMLSAAQAHGCDALHPGYGFLSESAAFADACATAGLVFVGPSPGALRLFGDKGQARALARRLGVPVMAGTDGPTTLAQARDFMAGLGAGAAAMVKAVAGGGGRGMRVVRHADALADAFERCRSEAEAAFGNGELYLERYLPAARHVEVQVLADGRGAVSHLWERECTLQRRHQKLVEVTPSPTLHARQREAMTQAALCMAHEAGYASLGTFEFLLNADEDADAGWAFIEANPRLQVEHTVTEQVTGIDLVQAQLQIAGGATLAALGLLQQDIPAPRGYALQCRVNLETMTADGGALPAGGVITAYEPPSGPGVRVDGHGYAGYVTSPAFDSLLAKVIVQAPHYAQALTRAARALSEFRLEGVDSNLGFLQNLLRHPALANSQVSTSFIDRHAAELLSSALPPRRHAQHRAGAAAAGARAAFPAPPGTETVGAPLQGSVVSIAVQPGDTVRAGQRLAVLEAMKMEHLVAAPLSGIVRQLAARPGQVLAAGEAICHIEPADVDGDDAGDATEIDLDAIRPDLRNALERHAIGLDAQRPDAVARRRKTGQRTARENLDDLCDPGSLREYGALALAAQRRRRPMDELIRISPADGLVSGIASINGDLFDEERARCLVMAYDYTVMAGTQGMMNHRKTDRMLRLAEQWRLPVVFFTEGGGGRPGDTDALLVAGLDCTSFAAYARLSGLVPRVGIVSGRCFAGNAAFLGCSDVIIATENATIGMGGPAMIEGGGLGVYLPEEVGPVAMQSPNGVIDLVVRDEAEAVRAAKQYLAYFQGTLADWTCADQRLLRHAIPENRLRVYDIRTLVETLADTGSVLELRRDFGVGMITALARIEGRPVGLIANNPAHLGGAIDADGADKAARFMQLCDAFGLPIVSLCDTPGFMVGPDAEATGMVRHVSRMFVTAASLSVPLYAIVLRKGYGLGAQSMAAGSFGAPFFTIAWPSAEFGAMGIEGSIRLGYRKELEAIADPAERKRQFDAMVAAAYENGRAVNMASYLEIDDVIDPAETRGWIMRGLKSAPAAREGRKRRFVDTW; encoded by the coding sequence ATGACATTGAAGAAGCTACTGATCGCCAACCGCGGCGAGATTGCGATTCGCATCGCCCGCGCCGCGGCGGCGCTCGAGATTCCCACTGTTGCCATTTATAGCGAGGACGATGCCGATGCGCTGCATGTGCGCCTGGCTGATGAAAGCCACGCGCTCGACGGACGCGGCGCCCGCCCCTATCTCGACATCCATCAGATGCTGTCAGCGGCGCAGGCGCATGGCTGCGACGCGCTGCATCCCGGTTACGGCTTCTTGAGCGAGAGCGCTGCCTTTGCAGATGCTTGCGCCACGGCCGGCCTGGTGTTCGTCGGCCCTTCGCCCGGAGCCTTGCGGCTATTCGGCGACAAGGGCCAGGCGCGCGCGCTGGCGCGGCGGCTGGGCGTACCGGTGATGGCCGGCACGGATGGTCCGACCACGCTGGCGCAGGCACGGGATTTCATGGCCGGCCTGGGCGCCGGAGCCGCGGCGATGGTCAAGGCGGTGGCGGGCGGCGGCGGGCGCGGCATGCGCGTCGTGCGGCATGCCGACGCGCTGGCCGACGCCTTCGAGCGCTGCCGATCCGAAGCCGAGGCGGCATTCGGCAATGGCGAACTGTACCTGGAGCGTTATTTGCCGGCGGCGCGGCATGTCGAAGTGCAGGTGCTGGCCGATGGACGCGGCGCGGTGTCCCATCTGTGGGAGCGGGAATGCACGCTGCAGCGGCGTCACCAGAAACTGGTGGAAGTCACGCCCAGCCCGACGCTGCATGCGCGTCAGCGCGAGGCAATGACGCAAGCCGCGCTGTGCATGGCCCATGAAGCCGGCTATGCCAGCCTGGGCACCTTCGAATTCCTGCTCAATGCCGATGAGGATGCGGATGCCGGCTGGGCCTTCATCGAGGCCAATCCGCGGCTGCAGGTGGAGCACACCGTGACCGAGCAGGTCACCGGCATCGACCTGGTGCAGGCGCAGCTCCAGATCGCCGGCGGCGCCACGCTGGCAGCGCTGGGCCTGCTGCAGCAGGACATCCCGGCGCCGCGCGGCTATGCGCTGCAATGCCGCGTCAACCTGGAGACCATGACTGCCGACGGCGGCGCGCTGCCGGCCGGCGGCGTCATCACCGCCTACGAGCCGCCATCCGGCCCCGGCGTGCGGGTCGACGGCCATGGCTATGCCGGCTATGTCACCTCTCCGGCCTTTGATTCGCTGCTGGCCAAGGTCATCGTGCAGGCGCCGCATTACGCGCAGGCGCTGACACGCGCGGCGCGGGCGCTGTCGGAATTCCGGCTCGAGGGCGTGGACAGCAACCTCGGCTTCCTGCAAAACCTGCTGCGCCATCCCGCGCTTGCCAACAGCCAGGTGAGCACCAGCTTCATCGACCGGCATGCGGCCGAATTGCTGTCGTCCGCGCTGCCTCCTCGCCGCCACGCGCAGCATCGCGCCGGGGCAGCCGCGGCAGGCGCACGCGCTGCCTTTCCCGCACCGCCCGGCACGGAAACGGTCGGCGCGCCGCTGCAGGGCTCGGTGGTCAGCATCGCCGTGCAGCCTGGCGACACGGTGCGCGCCGGGCAGCGGCTGGCGGTGCTGGAAGCGATGAAGATGGAGCATCTGGTTGCCGCGCCGCTGTCGGGCATCGTGCGCCAGCTGGCGGCGCGGCCCGGCCAGGTGCTGGCGGCCGGCGAAGCCATCTGCCATATCGAGCCGGCCGACGTCGACGGCGACGATGCGGGAGACGCAACCGAGATCGATCTGGATGCGATCCGCCCCGATTTGCGCAATGCGCTGGAACGGCATGCGATCGGGCTCGATGCGCAGCGGCCGGACGCGGTGGCGCGCCGGCGCAAGACCGGACAGCGCACTGCACGGGAAAACCTCGACGACCTGTGCGACCCCGGTAGCCTGCGTGAATACGGCGCTCTGGCGCTGGCCGCACAGCGCCGGCGGCGGCCGATGGATGAGCTCATCCGCATCAGCCCGGCCGACGGCCTGGTGTCCGGCATCGCCAGCATCAATGGCGACCTGTTCGACGAGGAGCGCGCGCGCTGCCTGGTGATGGCCTACGACTACACCGTGATGGCCGGCACCCAGGGCATGATGAACCACAGGAAGACCGACCGCATGCTGCGCCTGGCCGAGCAATGGCGCCTGCCGGTGGTGTTCTTCACCGAGGGCGGCGGGGGCCGGCCGGGCGACACCGATGCGCTGCTGGTGGCCGGCCTGGACTGCACCTCCTTCGCGGCCTATGCCCGGCTTTCGGGCCTGGTGCCACGGGTGGGCATCGTGTCGGGCCGCTGCTTTGCCGGCAATGCGGCATTCCTGGGCTGCAGCGACGTCATCATCGCCACGGAGAACGCCACCATCGGCATGGGCGGGCCGGCCATGATCGAAGGCGGCGGCCTGGGCGTCTACCTTCCCGAGGAAGTTGGGCCGGTGGCAATGCAGAGCCCGAACGGCGTGATCGACCTGGTGGTGCGCGACGAGGCCGAGGCGGTGCGTGCGGCCAAGCAATATCTGGCCTATTTTCAGGGCACGCTGGCAGACTGGACCTGCGCCGACCAGCGCCTGCTGCGCCATGCGATTCCCGAGAACCGGCTGCGGGTCTACGACATCCGCACCCTCGTGGAAACGCTGGCCGACACCGGCTCGGTGCTGGAACTGCGGCGCGACTTCGGCGTGGGCATGATTACCGCGCTCGCACGCATAGAAGGCCGTCCCGTTGGGCTGATCGCCAACAACCCGGCCCATCTGGGCGGCGCCATCGACGCCGACGGCGCCGACAAGGCGGCCCGCTTCATGCAGCTGTGCGACGCCTTCGGTTTGCCCATCGTATCGCTGTGCGACACGCCCGGCTTCATGGTCGGCCCCGATGCCGAAGCCACCGGCATGGTGCGCCATGTGTCGCGCATGTTCGTCACCGCGGCCAGCCTGTCGGTGCCGCTGTATGCCATCGTGCTGCGCAAGGGTTATGGCCTGGGCGCGCAATCCATGGCGGCCGGCAGCTTCGGCGCGCCTTTCTTCACCATCGCCTGGCCGTCGGC
- the flgA gene encoding flagellar basal body P-ring formation chaperone FlgA has protein sequence MKPQYSALALLVLAGAASAQTAPARQDHAVLRQTVSQFLTVQAGGLPGQITVTVGAIDPRLNLAACAAPEAFLPNGARAWGKTSVGVRCVAPSPWTVYIPAMVQVQGEYLAAAVPLAQGQTIGPNDVARVSGDLTALPPGIVTEQAQAVGHTVARSVAVGAPLRQDALRSQQAVAQGQVVRLVSSGPGFKVTADGRALANGSDGQVVQVKTQNGQVVSGVARAGGTVEVTF, from the coding sequence ATGAAACCTCAGTACAGCGCCCTGGCGCTTCTCGTCCTTGCCGGCGCCGCCAGCGCGCAGACCGCACCGGCGCGGCAGGACCACGCCGTGTTGCGCCAGACGGTCAGCCAGTTCCTGACGGTGCAGGCAGGCGGCCTGCCGGGCCAGATCACGGTCACGGTCGGCGCCATCGACCCGCGCCTGAACCTGGCCGCCTGCGCCGCGCCGGAAGCCTTCCTGCCCAATGGCGCCCGCGCCTGGGGCAAGACCTCGGTCGGCGTGCGCTGCGTGGCGCCCTCGCCCTGGACGGTCTACATCCCGGCGATGGTGCAGGTGCAGGGCGAATACCTGGCGGCGGCGGTGCCGCTGGCGCAGGGCCAGACCATAGGACCGAATGACGTCGCCAGAGTCAGCGGCGACCTGACCGCGCTGCCGCCGGGCATCGTTACCGAACAGGCGCAGGCGGTCGGCCATACCGTGGCCCGCTCGGTCGCGGTCGGCGCGCCGCTGCGCCAGGATGCGCTGCGCAGCCAGCAGGCGGTGGCGCAGGGCCAGGTGGTGCGCCTGGTATCCTCCGGGCCGGGATTCAAGGTGACCGCCGACGGCCGCGCGCTGGCCAATGGCAGCGACGGCCAGGTGGTGCAGGTCAAGACCCAGAACGGCCAGGTGGTGTCGGGCGTGGCGCGTGCCGGCGGCACGGTTGAAGTGACTTTTTAA
- a CDS encoding PaaI family thioesterase, producing MQHTPEHFNSIQNGTLPGVLGLQVTAVGADGVRATMAITPAHMAPNGFLHAASIVTLADTCCGYGCMSQLPQGASGFTTVELKSNHLGTALEGSIECHARPVHLGRTTQVWDATVSVAGSGKTIALFRCTQMVLWPKA from the coding sequence ATGCAGCACACGCCCGAGCATTTCAATTCCATCCAGAACGGCACCCTGCCCGGCGTGCTCGGACTGCAGGTCACTGCGGTCGGCGCCGACGGCGTACGTGCCACCATGGCCATCACGCCGGCCCACATGGCGCCCAACGGCTTCCTGCATGCCGCCTCCATCGTGACCCTGGCCGACACCTGCTGCGGCTATGGCTGCATGTCGCAACTGCCGCAGGGCGCAAGCGGCTTCACCACCGTCGAGCTCAAGAGCAATCACCTCGGCACCGCGCTGGAAGGCAGCATCGAATGCCATGCCCGGCCAGTGCACCTGGGCCGCACCACCCAGGTCTGGGACGCCACCGTCAGCGTCGCCGGCAGCGGCAAGACGATCGCGCTGTTCCGCTGCACGCAGATGGTGCTGTGGCCCAAGGCATGA
- the flgM gene encoding flagellar biosynthesis anti-sigma factor FlgM, with the protein MKINDSGSIKKPAATSVAATQTGASKGADKAAATAAATDNVRLSSQAKALSSTSSSGVFDAKKVEEIKAAIANGTFQVDASKVADGLIDSVKDLMNQKRK; encoded by the coding sequence ATGAAAATCAATGACTCCGGCTCCATCAAGAAGCCCGCCGCGACCAGCGTGGCCGCAACCCAGACCGGCGCCAGCAAGGGCGCCGACAAAGCCGCCGCCACCGCCGCGGCTACCGACAACGTGCGCCTGTCCAGCCAGGCCAAGGCGCTCTCCTCCACGTCGTCCTCTGGCGTCTTCGATGCCAAGAAGGTCGAAGAGATCAAGGCCGCCATTGCCAATGGCACTTTCCAGGTCGACGCCAGCAAGGTCGCCGACGGCCTGATCGATTCGGTCAAGGACCTGATGAATCAGAAACGGAAATAG
- the rraA gene encoding ribonuclease E activity regulator RraA — protein sequence MDFSTCDLCDANENLIADGSLTVLPPVFIALGRRAAFSGQAATLKVFEDNVLVRATLETPGNGRVLVVDGGGSLRCALVGGNLGVLAERNGWAGIVVHGCVRDSAELNACDIGIRALALHPQRSVRKGAGDKELQVVIAGVAVRPGDWIHADADGVLVSRTALGKG from the coding sequence ATGGACTTTTCCACCTGCGACCTGTGCGACGCCAATGAAAACCTGATCGCCGACGGCAGCCTGACCGTGCTGCCGCCGGTCTTCATCGCGCTCGGCCGGCGCGCCGCCTTTTCCGGCCAGGCCGCCACGCTGAAGGTATTCGAAGACAACGTGCTGGTGCGCGCCACGCTGGAAACGCCGGGCAATGGCCGGGTGCTGGTGGTGGACGGCGGCGGCAGCCTGCGCTGCGCGCTGGTGGGCGGCAACCTGGGCGTGCTGGCGGAAAGGAATGGCTGGGCCGGCATCGTCGTGCATGGCTGCGTGCGCGATTCGGCCGAGCTCAATGCCTGCGATATCGGCATCCGCGCGCTGGCGCTGCATCCGCAGCGCAGCGTGCGCAAGGGCGCGGGCGACAAGGAACTGCAGGTCGTCATCGCCGGCGTGGCGGTGCGGCCGGGCGACTGGATCCATGCGGATGCGGATGGGGTGCTGGTGTCCAGGACGGCATTGGGCAAGGGCTAA
- a CDS encoding flagellar protein FlgN: MTPAQHGPAALIATELELARQLQECLQQEQAELVRADVAALAQTAGRKTGLVDQMNLLAQSRMQAVAAAGHAGAEAGMLAWLAAQDEAVRADWQALLAAAASGKELNRTNGLLIHQHLSRNQAGLQALRGGGQPAVYGRDGQQNVRTAGRSFVAG; this comes from the coding sequence ATGACGCCAGCGCAGCACGGCCCCGCCGCCCTCATCGCCACTGAACTCGAACTCGCCCGCCAGCTGCAGGAATGCCTGCAGCAGGAGCAGGCCGAACTGGTGCGGGCCGACGTGGCTGCGCTGGCGCAAACGGCCGGGCGCAAGACCGGCCTGGTCGATCAGATGAACCTGCTGGCCCAGTCGCGCATGCAGGCTGTCGCCGCCGCCGGCCATGCAGGCGCCGAAGCCGGCATGCTGGCCTGGCTGGCCGCGCAGGATGAAGCGGTGCGCGCCGACTGGCAGGCGCTGCTGGCAGCAGCCGCATCAGGCAAGGAACTCAACCGCACCAACGGCCTGCTGATCCACCAGCACCTGAGCCGCAACCAGGCCGGCCTGCAGGCGCTGCGCGGCGGCGGCCAGCCGGCGGTGTATGGCCGCGACGGCCAGCAGAATGTCCGCACTGCAGGCCGCAGCTTCGTCGCCGGCTGA